The following are encoded together in the Apodemus sylvaticus chromosome 11, mApoSyl1.1, whole genome shotgun sequence genome:
- the Barhl2 gene encoding barH-like 2 homeobox protein — protein MTAMEGASGSSFGIDTILSGAGSGSPGMMNGDFRSLGEARTTDFRSQATPSPCSEIDTVGTAPSSPISVTLEPPEPHLVTDGPQHHHHLHHGQQPPPPSAAPAQSLQPSPQQQPPPQPQSAAQQLGSAAAAPRTSTSSFLIKDILGDSKPLAACAPYSTSVSSPHHTPKQESNAAHESFRPKLEQEEGKTKLDKREDSQSDIKCHGTKEEGDREITSSRESPPVRAKKPRKARTAFSDHQLNQLERSFERQKYLSVQDRMDLAAALNLTDTQVKTWYQNRRTKWKRQTAVGLELLAEAGNYSALQRMFPSPYFYHPSLLGSMDSTTAAAAAAAMYSSMYRTPPAPHPQLQRPLVPRVLIHGLGPGGQPALNPLSNPIPGTPHPR, from the exons ATGACAGCAATGGAAGGGGCCAGCGGGTCGAGTTTTGGGATAGACACGATTTTGTCCGGAGCCGGTTCCGGCAGCCCCGGCATGATGAACGGGGATTTCCGATCGCTCGGTGAAGCGAGGACAACGGATTTTAGGAGCCAGGCCACCCCGTCACCCTGCTCGGAGATTGATACCGTGGGAACGGCGCCCTCTTCACCTATCTCGGTCACCCTGGAACCCCCGGAGCCGCATCTTGTGACAGACGGACCCCAGcatcaccatcacctccaccatgGCCAACAGCCGCCGCCACCATCCGCGGCCCCAGCGCAAAGTTTGCAGCCTTCGCCCCAACAGCAACCACCGCCGCAACCGCAGTCTGCAGCCCAGCAGCTGGGCTCGGCCGCCGCGGCCCCCAGGACTTCCAcctcttcctttttaattaaggACATCTTGGGAGACAGTAAACCCCTGGCGGCTTGTGCACCCTACAGCACCAGCGTTTCTTCTCCTCATCACACTCCGAAGCAGGAGAGCAACGCAGCGCACGAGAGCTTCAGGCCAAAACTGGAGCAGGAGGAAGGCAAAACCAAGCTGGACAAGAGGGAAGACTCCCAGAGCGACATCAAATGCCACG gaacaaaggaggaaggagaCCGGGAGATTACAAGTAGCCGAGAGAGTCCCCCCGTGAGAGCCAAGAAACCTCGAAAGGCCAGGACAGCTTTCTCAGACCACCAGCTCAACCAGCTGGAGCGTAGCTTTGAGCGGCAGAAGTATCTAAGCGTCCAGGACCGCATGGACCTGGCTGCCGCGCTCAACCTCACTGACACCCAAGTCAAGACCTGGTACCAGAACCGCAG AACCAAGTGGAAGCGGCAGACTGCCGTGGGCCTGGAGCTGCTAGCCGAGGCCGGGAACTACTCCGCGCTGCAGAGGATGTTTCCGTCGCCTTATTTCTATCACCCAAGCCTGCTGGGGAGCATGGACAGCacgacggcggcggcggcggccgcggcCATGTACAGCAGCATGTACCGAACTCCTCCAGCACCCCATCCGCAGCTGCAGCGGCCGCTGGTGCCCCGTGTGCTCATCCACGGCCTGGGACCTGGGGGACAGCCGGCCCTCAACCCTTTGTCCAACCCCATTCCAGGCACCCCGCATCCCCggtga